Below is a window of Arthrobacter sp. ERGS1:01 DNA.
CCCCATGCCGGCATACGCCTGGGCCCTGACCTCCGCCGCGGAGAGGAACACGTCGTGGAACGCCGCCGGGATCCTGTGCAGGGTCACGTCCCGGCCCAAATCCAGTGACCGCTTGGCCACGGAATCGACGTTCAGCACCACGTCGGCGGCCAGTGCGTTGGAGGACCATTTGGGTTGCAGGTAGCTCTTGTCCGAGAGCATCACCAGCACGGGCACCTGGATGCCCAGGCCGCGGGCCACCTGCGCCTGGCCCTGGAAGACGGCGTTGAGGAACGCGGGCGTGACCGGGAAACCGCGGTCCGGGCGCCATTGCGGCTCATAATTCCATTCCCCGTCGTAGCGGGAGGAGACGGCGCGTGTGTAAAAACCGGGGTCGATCGGCGGCAGCGGCGCGAGCGGCTTGAACCGGGACCGGGCCTGGATCAGCGGCGCCACCACGGCCCTGCCCATCTCGCTGGCCTGGAACTCCAGCCACGGACTGTTCAGCACGACGGCGGCCGCGGCACCCGGGTGCCGGGCGGCCCACAGGCTCAGGGTCAGCCCGCCCGTGGAGTGCCCCAGCAAAATCAGCGGCCGCTCGCGCGGAACCGCGGGCGCTGCGGGGCGTTCCCGGCCCGTGAGCGCGTCGATCGCGGCACCCAGCCGGTGCCGGGCAGCTTCCAAGAATGCGTGTTCAAAGCTGGCCTCGTCCGGGGCATCCTCCGGCGCCGGGGCGGCCATCACCTCTTCGGCGGCCACGCTCCGCCCCATGGCGGACAGTGCGGCGGCGATGTCGTCGTCGTACTCGGTGAGGGAGGCAACCTGGCCCGGGACATGGCCCGGGCGCAGGCTGCGGCCGTAGTTGTGCAGGTCCAGGGCGTAGAAGTTGGCGCCGGCCCGGTGCCAGAACTCGGCCAGTTCGCGCTGGAAGAAATAGTCCGACCAGCCGTGGACGTACAAGACGTCGGCGCCCGTGAGCGCCGACGCCTCCCACGGCTCGGCGTCCCCGGCGTACCGCACCAGCGTGGCCGGGGCGCCGGCGGGCAGCTCGAGGGTGAGCTGTTCAAAATCCGGGCCGAGGACGTCCTGAAGCCATGAGGTCATGGCTCGATGCTAGCCGCTTATGACCAGTATCCGAGGGAGAACTCCGCGATGACCACCGAGAGCAGGAACGACGCCGTGATGGCCACCAGGCCCACGGGGATGATTTTCCAGCCAATGTTCCGCAGCAGCGGCACGTCCTTGCCCAGCGACAGCCCGGCCAGGGTCAGCATGACGGTGGCGATGGACAGGAAGTCCACGGCCGACACCAGGTCCGTGAGCATCTTGGCGCCGAAGAACCAGGGGCTGGAAACGTAGGCGCCAATGGTCGTGATCCAGATGATGGCCGAGACCTTGCGGGTGACCTTGTGCAGGAACAGGCCCAGCAGCACCAGCGCCATGAGCACCACGTAGCCGCCAATGATGTTCCAGTGCAGACCCTTGGCGGCCACGGACGCGGTGCCGACGCCGAGGATGGTCAGGGTGCCCAGCGACAGCCACAGCGGCAGCTTGACCTCGGCGGAGGACTTGGCGACCTGTTCGCGGAACTCGCGGTTGACGGCGTCGGCCTCGGTCTCCTCGCCGGTGGCGGTGGCGGCGGCCGTTGCAGCGGCGGGGGCGCCGGATGGGGTGACCGTCCGGGACTCAAGGGCGGCCTCGGTGGCCGTGCGCTTGCGGGTGAGGACCTTGTAGAACTTGTCGGCCAGGGGCAGTGAAACGTAGATGCCCACATACACGCCCAGGATGGTGGTGATCAGGTTGGAGACGGCCGCCATGCCCAGGATGGCTTGTTCGTTGCCCGGGTAGGCGTCGATGATGCTGGCGGCGGAGGCGGCCATCATGGAGCCCGAGCCCACGCCGGACCCCATGGCCAGGGCCAGCGGGTTGAAGAAGCCCCAGTTGGCCACGAGGGATGTCAGCAAGGTGATGAACACGGCGCCAAAGAGGGTGCCGAACACGTACATGGCGAGCACGCCGCGGTACTGGTCGGAGTCGGGGCCGTACTTTTCCGAGACCATGGCGAAGGACGGTTCACGGTCAAGGGAGAACGTGGCGCCCACGGTGGCCTTGCCCATGCGCAGTAGCACGGCCAGCGGCAGGGCCAGGAACACGGTGCCCAACAGGTGGCCGACCTCCTGCAGCAGCAGGGCCGGTCCGGCCTTGACCAGGGCGGGCAGGCTGGGGCCGATGTTGAAGGCCAGCCGGGCCACGAGCAGCATGACGGCCACGCCCACCAGGGCGGAGGCCACCTTTTGCAGGTCAATGCCCAGCGGCTTGAACTTTTGGATCGAGACCAGCAGGCCCACGATCAGGCCCCACACCATGGGGAAGATGACGATCGAGCCGATGCCGACGTTGATCTTGGCCTGGCCGATGTACTGCACGGCCAGGGCGATGATCAGCGCCAGCAGGGCGATCGGCAGGGTGTGCTTCATGCCGGCCTTGGCCGGTGCGGTTCGGGTGCTCATGCTGATTGGTCCTTGGATTGGGCTGCGCCGGAAAGTGCTGCGCGGCTGTGTGCGGCGGCGATGAAGCGCTCGCGTTGAGTGGGGGAGGTGGCGGCGTCGGCTGTGGTCCAGGCCAGCGCCACGGCGGCCTCGAACATGACGTCGTAGGCGGCCGGGGTGTCGGCCAGTGCGGCGAACGCGTGGGAGTGGATGGGCACGTCGGCGCCGGGGATGCTCAGCCATGGGTGGAGGCTGGGGATGACCTGGGAGATGTTGCCCATGTCGGTGGAGCCGCCGCCGAGGCCGGCGGCGGGGGAGGTGTCCTTGCCGAATACGTCCATGGCCGCCGTCCAGTGCGCGGCGAGGTCGTCGTCCTGGAGGAGTGGTTCGTACAGCGGCTCGGTGGATTCGATGGCCAATTCGGTGCCCGTGGCCAGGGCCGCACCCTCAAAGCAGTGGAGGACGCGGGTCAGCAGGGATTCGTAGGCGGGCAGCGTGAAGGCGCGGCACTCGAATTCGACGACTGCCTTCTCGGGAATGATGTTCGTGACGTGGCCGGCCTCGGCGACGTACATGGCCACGCGGTGGTCGCCGGGGATCTGCTGGCGCAACAGTCCAACGGCCACCTGGCTGAGGACCGCCGCGTCGGCGGCGTTGACGCCCAGGTGCGGGGCTGCGGCGGCGTGGGCTGCCTTGCCGGTGAACGTGGCACGGTAGCGGCCCACGGCCTGCGCGCTGGTGCCGGCGGGGTTGTAGGTGATGCCGTCCTGGACGGGGTGGACCATCAGGGCCAGCCCGACGCCGTCGAACGCGCCGGCGTCGAGCATGATCGCCTTGCCGCCGCCATGTTCCTCGGCGGGCGTGCCGATCGCCTTGAGCGTGATGCCCAGGGCGTCGGCCAGCGGGGCCAGGGCGAGCGCGGCGGCCACGGAGGCGCCGGCGATCAGGTTGTGGCCGCAGGCGTGGCCGATCTGGGGGAGGGCGTCGTATTCGATGCACAGCGCCACGGTCAGGTCGCCGCTGCCCGCGGTGGCCGTGAAGGCGGTCGGCAGCCCGGAGGTGCCGGTTTCAACCTCAAAGCCGCCCTCGCGGAGCAACTCGACAATGGCCGCCGAGGCGCGGACCTCCTCGAAGGACAGCTCGGGGTTGGCGTGGATGTCGCGGGCCAGTGCGTGGACCTTTTCACGCCACTGCACGACGCCGGAGGCCAGCTCGGCGTGGACGCCGTCCGCCTCAGTGGCGATGTTCGTCAAATTCATGGGGGTGCTCCTTGGGGCGCGGGATGATCGGTGCTGCGAAGGGGGTAGGAACGCGGCGGTGTTACTCGAGGTGGATGTCGAGGTCCTTCCACAGCTGTTGCGAGCGGCGGATGGTTTCGCGGCTGCGTTCCGGGTGGGCGGCCTGCATGCCGGCCAGCAGGCCGTAGACGAGGGACGTGGTGGCGGTGACCGATTGGAAGAACGCGATGCCTTCGGACGGGACGATCAGCAGGTGCTTGGCGATCGCGGCGAGCCGGCCGCGGCGCATGTCGCTGATGGCGATGATGGTGGCGCCGGCCCGATGCGCGGCCTCCGCGGCGGCGATGACCTGGCCAATGGAGCGCCAAATGTTGATGATGACCATGACGTCGCCCGGGCCCAGCGTGTTGGTGCTGGTGGCCAGGTGGACGCCGGCCCGGCTTTCCAGGTGGATGGGGTAGCCCATGGTGGCGCCCAGGTGGGCCATGACGCTTGCCGGTGCGGCGTAGGATCCGTGGCCCACCACCAGGATCGACTTGGCCGCCGCGAGGGTCGCGATGGTGGCCTCGACGTCGTCGGCCGAGTTGGTCTCCAGGGTGAGCCGGAGGTTTTCCATGTCCCGGGTCAGGGCGGCGTGCAGCGGGCTGCTGTGTTCGCCGTGCTGGATCAGGGTGTCCTCGGTGGAGATCTTCACCAGGTAGCGGGAGCGCAATTCGCGTTGCAGGTCCGGCCAGCCCAGGAACCCGAGGGCCTGGGCCGTGCGGACCACCGTCGAATTGTTGACCTCGGCGCGGGCCGCGATCTCCGCAATTTCCGCGTAGGACGCCAGCTGCGGGTTGCGCATGATGACGTCCGCCACGCGGTTCTGGGCCTTGGGCAGCGACGTGCCGGACATGATGTCGTCGAGCCAGTCGATGCCGGGGCCGGTCGGTGATGTTAGGTGGGTCACTCTAGCAATTATGATTGCAGTCACGTTCAATTGCAATCCCAGTTGCGGAATGTGGACATGTTGCATCGCGGCCGCCCCGCGTGCCTATGCTGGGGTTGCCGGGGTGCCGAGCCCACGAGGCCTGTGGCGCCGGCGGTGAATGAACCGGAATTTTTCAGGGAAAAGAGTGAAGGTTATGGCTGATTGGCGCGATTCATTGGGCGAGTGGGGAGCGGCCTGGGCTGCCGTGCGGGACCGGGAGGCCGCGGCCGACGCCGGCCTGGTCACGGTTGCCGGGGACCCCGCCGAGGTGATTTTCGCCTGGCCGGATGAGGCGGCAGCCCAACACGCTGCGACGTCCGCCCCGGGAACACCGCTGCGTCTGGTCACCGACGA
It encodes the following:
- a CDS encoding MurR/RpiR family transcriptional regulator is translated as MSGTSLPKAQNRVADVIMRNPQLASYAEIAEIAARAEVNNSTVVRTAQALGFLGWPDLQRELRSRYLVKISTEDTLIQHGEHSSPLHAALTRDMENLRLTLETNSADDVEATIATLAAAKSILVVGHGSYAAPASVMAHLGATMGYPIHLESRAGVHLATSTNTLGPGDVMVIINIWRSIGQVIAAAEAAHRAGATIIAISDMRRGRLAAIAKHLLIVPSEGIAFFQSVTATTSLVYGLLAGMQAAHPERSRETIRRSQQLWKDLDIHLE
- a CDS encoding amidohydrolase, whose protein sequence is MNLTNIATEADGVHAELASGVVQWREKVHALARDIHANPELSFEEVRASAAIVELLREGGFEVETGTSGLPTAFTATAGSGDLTVALCIEYDALPQIGHACGHNLIAGASVAAALALAPLADALGITLKAIGTPAEEHGGGKAIMLDAGAFDGVGLALMVHPVQDGITYNPAGTSAQAVGRYRATFTGKAAHAAAAPHLGVNAADAAVLSQVAVGLLRQQIPGDHRVAMYVAEAGHVTNIIPEKAVVEFECRAFTLPAYESLLTRVLHCFEGAALATGTELAIESTEPLYEPLLQDDDLAAHWTAAMDVFGKDTSPAAGLGGGSTDMGNISQVIPSLHPWLSIPGADVPIHSHAFAALADTPAAYDVMFEAAVALAWTTADAATSPTQRERFIAAAHSRAALSGAAQSKDQSA
- a CDS encoding DUF3100 domain-containing protein, coding for MSTRTAPAKAGMKHTLPIALLALIIALAVQYIGQAKINVGIGSIVIFPMVWGLIVGLLVSIQKFKPLGIDLQKVASALVGVAVMLLVARLAFNIGPSLPALVKAGPALLLQEVGHLLGTVFLALPLAVLLRMGKATVGATFSLDREPSFAMVSEKYGPDSDQYRGVLAMYVFGTLFGAVFITLLTSLVANWGFFNPLALAMGSGVGSGSMMAASAASIIDAYPGNEQAILGMAAVSNLITTILGVYVGIYVSLPLADKFYKVLTRKRTATEAALESRTVTPSGAPAAATAAATATGEETEADAVNREFREQVAKSSAEVKLPLWLSLGTLTILGVGTASVAAKGLHWNIIGGYVVLMALVLLGLFLHKVTRKVSAIIWITTIGAYVSSPWFFGAKMLTDLVSAVDFLSIATVMLTLAGLSLGKDVPLLRNIGWKIIPVGLVAITASFLLSVVIAEFSLGYWS
- a CDS encoding alpha/beta hydrolase yields the protein MTSWLQDVLGPDFEQLTLELPAGAPATLVRYAGDAEPWEASALTGADVLYVHGWSDYFFQRELAEFWHRAGANFYALDLHNYGRSLRPGHVPGQVASLTEYDDDIAAALSAMGRSVAAEEVMAAPAPEDAPDEASFEHAFLEAARHRLGAAIDALTGRERPAAPAVPRERPLILLGHSTGGLTLSLWAARHPGAAAAVVLNSPWLEFQASEMGRAVVAPLIQARSRFKPLAPLPPIDPGFYTRAVSSRYDGEWNYEPQWRPDRGFPVTPAFLNAVFQGQAQVARGLGIQVPVLVMLSDKSYLQPKWSSNALAADVVLNVDSVAKRSLDLGRDVTLHRIPAAFHDVFLSAAEVRAQAYAGMGRWAEAAVDAAAQHRWAERPA